One window from the genome of Planctomycetota bacterium encodes:
- a CDS encoding Gfo/Idh/MocA family oxidoreductase, with amino-acid sequence MYKSCCLGCGPRARGHADAYQHVRKARLEAVCDANAERLAKFADEFRIPRRYADVREMLEKEKPDLLHVVTQPEQRLEFFQLAEALRVPAVLVEKPLCLDAADFNAIAAFGQTAKTKVIVNHQLRYHPKTLELLDIVRSGEIGEVRLIDGSARLPLAGQGTHVLNLMFAYASDHRPARVFGQASGKRFWIPHHPCPDSAVGELVFDHGVHGLLACGDNAPTVHDPNVSWMHKRVAVYGTQGFVHWTMNSWEVFTPQRGYQRGEKSYAAEDVLGQAAMTDAVFAWLEDGQRPHHNRLEVSLAESNTVLGLYHSALEHAIVPLPWAPSYGLIDALRARL; translated from the coding sequence GTGTACAAGAGCTGTTGCCTGGGCTGCGGCCCGCGCGCCCGCGGCCACGCGGACGCCTACCAGCACGTCCGGAAGGCCCGCCTCGAGGCCGTGTGCGACGCCAACGCCGAACGGCTGGCGAAGTTCGCCGACGAGTTCAGGATTCCCCGCCGCTACGCCGACGTGCGCGAGATGCTCGAAAAGGAGAAGCCCGACCTCCTCCACGTGGTCACCCAGCCCGAGCAGCGCCTGGAGTTTTTCCAGCTCGCCGAGGCCCTCCGTGTGCCCGCCGTGCTGGTCGAGAAGCCGCTATGCCTCGACGCGGCCGACTTCAATGCCATCGCCGCCTTCGGCCAGACGGCCAAGACCAAGGTGATCGTGAACCACCAGCTCCGCTACCACCCGAAGACCCTGGAGCTGCTCGACATCGTCCGCAGCGGCGAGATCGGCGAAGTGCGCCTCATTGACGGCTCGGCCCGCCTGCCGCTGGCCGGACAGGGCACCCACGTGCTGAACCTGATGTTCGCCTACGCCAGCGACCACCGCCCCGCGCGCGTGTTCGGCCAGGCCAGCGGCAAGCGCTTCTGGATCCCCCACCACCCCTGCCCCGACAGCGCCGTGGGCGAGCTCGTCTTCGACCACGGCGTCCACGGCCTCCTCGCCTGCGGCGACAACGCGCCCACGGTGCACGACCCCAACGTCTCCTGGATGCACAAGCGCGTCGCCGTCTACGGCACCCAGGGCTTCGTCCACTGGACCATGAACTCCTGGGAGGTGTTCACGCCCCAGCGCGGCTACCAGCGCGGCGAGAAGAGCTATGCGGCGGAGGACGTGCTGGGCCAGGCCGCGATGACCGACGCGGTGTTCGCCTGGCTGGAGGACGGCCAGAGGCCGCATCACAACCGCCTCGAGGTCTCGCTCGCCGAGAGCAACACCGTGCTGGGCCTCTACCACAGCGCCCTCGAGCACGCCATCGTGCCGCTGCCCTGGGCGCCGTCCTATGGCCTGATTGACGCCTTGCGCGCGAGGCTCTGA
- a CDS encoding Hsp20/alpha crystallin family protein encodes MAIRDLIPWTRRETALPARGSFGFPSLREEVDRWFGDFFGDRDFWPLWPSDGGFAETFTPKVDVTETDKEVRVMADLPGMEEKDIQVDLTDDGLTIRGERKSEHEEKRGGFYRSERSYGSFERFITLPGPVEKDKAEALFKNGVLTVTVPKSPEALRSHRRIEVKKG; translated from the coding sequence ATGGCGATTCGTGACCTGATTCCCTGGACGCGGCGCGAGACGGCGCTGCCGGCTCGGGGGTCGTTCGGGTTCCCGAGCCTTCGTGAGGAAGTGGATCGTTGGTTCGGCGACTTCTTCGGTGACCGGGACTTCTGGCCGCTGTGGCCCTCCGACGGCGGGTTCGCGGAGACGTTCACGCCGAAGGTGGACGTCACGGAGACCGACAAGGAGGTCCGGGTGATGGCCGATCTGCCTGGGATGGAGGAGAAGGACATCCAGGTGGACCTCACCGACGACGGGCTCACCATCCGCGGCGAACGCAAGTCCGAGCACGAGGAGAAGCGCGGGGGCTTCTATCGCTCCGAGCGGTCCTATGGCTCGTTCGAGCGCTTCATCACGCTCCCAGGGCCCGTCGAGAAGGACAAGGCCGAGGCCCTGTTCAAGAACGGTGTCCTCACCGTCACCGTGCCGAAGTCGCCCGAGGCCCTCCGGTCGCATCGGCGCATCGAAGTGAAGAAGGGCTGA
- a CDS encoding Gfo/Idh/MocA family oxidoreductase, which translates to MLRLSMVGGTMIYHGKYFARMYNGCDPELWAQHGLGGDPNAGRRFDDARIVKVWDERPDDARALAAMCRIPTVCADPRECGEGVDGILFPDDCSMRHYRFAEPLWATGLPMFIDKPLAGTTEEAEAVVAKAEQHGVPLFSASGLQYAREVEEARPEFDKLGRLLAAVAASPNELIFYGIHGLAMLWSVFGPGIESVQNIGLGDVDIVRYRWRDGRLGVQLGLESGRPGWRVTLYGEKGRRDIEVGDADYFYWNLNHHFLDMVRTRRQPLSNAEMLEIIRALCLAKKSKAQGGREMRDM; encoded by the coding sequence ATGCTCCGCCTCAGCATGGTCGGCGGCACGATGATCTACCACGGCAAGTACTTCGCCCGCATGTACAACGGCTGCGACCCTGAGCTCTGGGCCCAACACGGCCTCGGCGGCGACCCGAACGCCGGCCGCCGCTTCGACGACGCCCGCATCGTGAAGGTGTGGGACGAGAGGCCCGACGACGCCCGCGCCCTGGCCGCCATGTGCCGCATCCCCACCGTGTGCGCCGACCCGCGCGAGTGCGGGGAGGGGGTGGACGGCATCCTCTTCCCCGACGACTGCTCGATGCGCCACTACCGCTTCGCCGAGCCGCTGTGGGCCACGGGCCTGCCCATGTTCATTGACAAGCCGCTTGCAGGCACGACGGAGGAGGCCGAGGCCGTCGTGGCCAAGGCCGAGCAGCATGGCGTGCCGCTCTTCTCGGCCTCGGGCCTCCAGTACGCCCGCGAGGTCGAGGAGGCGAGGCCCGAGTTCGACAAGCTGGGCCGCCTGCTCGCCGCCGTGGCCGCCTCGCCCAACGAGCTGATCTTCTACGGCATCCACGGCCTGGCCATGCTCTGGAGCGTCTTCGGCCCCGGCATCGAGAGCGTGCAGAACATCGGCCTGGGCGACGTGGACATCGTGCGCTACCGCTGGCGCGATGGGCGGCTCGGCGTGCAACTCGGCCTGGAGAGCGGCCGGCCCGGCTGGCGCGTGACGCTTTACGGCGAGAAGGGGCGGCGCGACATCGAGGTGGGCGACGCCGACTACTTCTACTGGAACCTCAACCACCACTTCCTCGACATGGTGCGCACCCGCCGGCAGCCGCTGTCGAACGCCGAGATGCTCGAGATCATCCGGGCACTGTGCCTGGCGAAGAAGTCGAAGGCACAAGGGGGCCGCGAGATGCGTGATATGTGA